The sequence below is a genomic window from Rattus rattus isolate New Zealand chromosome 3, Rrattus_CSIRO_v1, whole genome shotgun sequence.
CAAAAAGGAAGAATACCTACTTTACAGACTTTAAGTTCTAGGTTGCTGAGCCCCGACTATTGAAAATAATGTTGTAAGGTTTAATTAAATCAAAATTAGCCATAATCACCTGGTTTCACATTAGGATCCCCAGGAGCTTTAAAAACTAGATGCTTGAGTTCCCCTGAGTGATTCTCGTTTAACTGGATTGAGGTGGACCCTAGCATAGGTATTTCAATAAAGCTCCTTGGAGGATTCTAATGAGCCAGGACCGAGAGTCTTGAGATTAGAAATACAGCTGAGGATTCCACATTAATAAACCAATTTCATTAGCGACACTaatagagagaaaggggaaagtaaTTCTATTGCCCAGAAGTTTAGTGTggttaaacatacacacacaaacacacaaataaagaaaagccCATTTTCTTTTGCGTAATCAGTTTTTAAGCttgaaaaaatattcttattaGGAGAATAGTTATTTTAAACATCCTTTcatatattaattgtattttatttttggccTCTGTGTTTGTACATCACATACATACTTGAtactcctggaggccagaaggcaaCGGGTCTCCTGGGACTTCAGTTAAAGCAATTGTGAGCCTTCATGTGGGGCTGTTAAtctaacctgggtcttctggaagagcagccagtgatgtCAATTTCTGAGCTATTTCTCCTATTCCAGAGACCAGTACATATTCTTTAAATTACTGTTTTTATGTTATggccaaagaagaaattaattcaTTGTCAGTCAAGCTTCTTCTTGACTGAcagaaaaagtaacaaaataactGTGCCTCTGGGTATCAATTCTGCCTTTACAAGGAAATATATCAATGTTTAAAAAAGGGAATTGCATTGGGAAAGTAGTCAAAAAAGATAGGAGTTCCACCATTTCTCTAAGCAAATGTTTAATAGAGATACATAgatttctgtgtgtatgaatgtgtgtatatataaaatggtTACCAAATACACTGGTAATGGGTTTGAGAGTTTCACACCACTGATGTTAATTGTTCTTTAGTTTGAACTACAGAATTTTCAGAACAGTACTCAAGACCAAGTAAACTATTCTCCAGAAACACAATGGTGGCTGATAGTAGATTTCATGGCCACAGCAGTTCTTCAGTACTTGGCCTGGGTCTTTCGGTACCTTGGGGATCACTTTGGACTCAGAACCAAGATTTTCTATTATTAGGTTTTCACTTTGCCTCATTTACATATTCTTTGTATCCTAACTCCAGTTAGAACAGAGAGCTTGATATGTTCAAGTGTCAGGGAAGGGACAAAAATTGTGCCTCCATGATTCAGTAGTGGTGGTTGGGATCTTGTGACAGGGGCATAGACCTGTAGTTATTAAGTAATGTTCCTGCTTCAAGAATGTGTGCAAAAGAAAGAGTGAGGggtaaaaagaaagagcaaaaactGAAAGGATCTCGGGATAATAGTGTGGTCTTAGAGAAACAGTATGTCAAGGCGTTAAAGGAGGAGCAGAACAAAATGACAAGGAGACTCTGGGTGAGCCTCAGAGAGCAGGACGTGGGATGCAGAGCACGGACTACAAATCCCAGCAGGCCCCGGGACTCTGAGCCTGCGCGCCGTACCGCGCAACGCATGCTGGAGGTCGGCTGCCGGGACCAAGATGTCGCTGAGCAAGAAAAGAAAGCTTGAGTCGGGGGGCGGCGGCGCAGGAggggagggagctgaggaggaaaaTGGCGGGGAGCAGGAGGCAGCCCCGCCACGACCCCGGAGGACCAAGCGCGAGCGGGACCAGCTGTACTACGAGTGCTACTCCGACGTATCGGTCCACGAGGAGATGATCGCCGACCGCGTCCGCACCGACGCCTACCGCCTAGGCATCCTGAGGAACTGGGCCGCTCTGCGAGGCAAGACGGTGCTGGACGTGGGCGCAGGCACCGGCATTCTTAGCATCTTCTGCGCCCAGGCCGGGGCCCGGCGCGTTTACGCTgtggaggccagcgccatctggCAACAGGCCCAGGAGGTGGTGCGGCTCAACGGGTTGGAGGACCGCGTGCACATCCTGCCGGGCCCGGTGGAGACGGTGGAGCTGCCGGAGCAAGTGGACGCCATCGTAAGCGAGTGGATGGGCTACGGACTACTGCACGAGTCCATGCTGAGCTCCGTGCTCCACGCGCGGACCAAATGGCTGAAGGAGGGCGGTCTCCTCCTGCCAGCTTCCGCTGAGCTCTTCGTGGCCCCGATTAGCGACCAGATGCTGGAATGGCGCTTGGGTTTCTGGAGCCAAGTGAAGCAGCACTATGGCGTGGATATGAGCTGCATGGAAAGCTTCGCCACGCGCTGCCTCATGGGCCATTCGGAGATCGTGGTGCAGGGTCTGTCCGGAGAGGACGTGCTGGCCCGGCCACAGCGCTTTGCCCAGCTCGAGCTGGCCCGCGCTGgcctggagcaggagctggaggCCGGTGTGGGCGGGCGCTTCCGCTGCAGCTGCTATGGCTCCGCGCCTCTACATGGTTTTGCCATCTGGTTTCAGGTAACCTTTCCTGGAGGGGACTCGGAGAAACCTCTGGTGCTGTCCACCTCACCTTTCCACCCGGCCACGCACTGGAAGCAGGCGCTCCTCTACTTGAATGAGCCGGTGCCGGTGGAACAAGATACAGACATTTCTGGAGAGATCACCCTGCTGCCCTCCCGGGACAACCCCCGGCGTCTGCGCGTACTTCTGCGCTACAAAGTGGGGGACCATGAGGAAAAGACCAAAGACTTTGCCATGGAGGACTGAGCGTTGCCTTTTCTCCCATCTACCTTCTTaggaaggtcagaagagaaagggaaatcaaTCTCCTATGCAAGTAGGGGACGTATCTGTCTCTTTTACCTCACCACTTCTGAGAAAGAGAGTGACCAGACTTCATTTGAGGACATTCTTCTggcaatgtttattttaaaagtgagcaTTCCTGACCAAGGACTGATGCAGTGTGCTTATTAATGGGCTTTTAAACCTGGAAAGCATGTAGTGTGAAACTCTTGTAttactgtttcttttgtttaactgcaggggtgggggcagtAAATGCGAGATTATAATTGGTCCACGCGCTAATCTAACAACTCATCCCTTATCAATATGAAACTGGGAGAAAGGCAAAATGTTTTGATTACATTTCAGAAACTTGCAGCATGATTTTTAGAGCTGTATTTTTTTCAGTCTAAATTCTCTCAAGTCCCCGGTGCCTGTAGGATATGGTACCTGTGCTTCcttatattctaaataaaattcaTCCTGTTAGTAAGGAGGTGAAGCACAGGTGAAGTACTTATAAATAACCCCATTCTCTTTACTCTTAATTTACGGCATGCTAAATTTGATGAACACTTAACCTTAGTAAAGTGGCTTAATTTTACAGCCTGTCTAGGCAATTCTAAAAgtgacaggagaaaaaaataatctaaaagtGAAATAGTATGgggtttaaatatttttattttaaagactgagCCAAGAAAATCTATGTTTTATAATATGTTTGTGATTCTTGTAAAGCAGTGTGATAGGGAAGATTGCTTGAACCTATCGCATGGGTGAAGCCTTTACCTCTGTGCTTGCTTTATTTAAGCACAGGTATAGAAAGGTACACGAGCACCCTGCGTACATCTAGTAAAGTTCCTGTCTTCGGTTCTTTTTAGTTCAGCCAAATGTGAACATGGTGAATTTGGGGAAATTAGTTTTAATGAAGTACGAGTCAGATTGTCAGATTTATTTCACTGACGGAGCTTTCCTCCTTTCTGTGGCAAATAAAATGGCATTCTCACTTTTTATAGTCGAGGTCTTTAGACTTTGTGTCCCCTCTGTGAGTTTATGATAATGCTGTTACCTTTCTCATGGTCTCAGttcctaagtgttacagctcctgCAGAACACAGCTTGAGGACAGCTCAAATTATGATTAGCAGGGTTTTGAATTCTAGCTTTGTAAGACTTAATGGGTGTGAAAAACTGCTGTTCTTAACTGCCCTTGAATTTCACTTTTTGTAACCTTGGTTCTGTTTTGGCTTTTTAAAGATATTCATTGTATATTAAATTGCTAAAGTATTAAAACTAATTTGCTGGGGCTCTATTTTGAAggagacatacacatataaaacccTTAGTTTCACAAAACAAGCATATTTTGATGTCAGAATACCTAACATCTTTTATAAATGCTTGGTTTAAAGGTTTGAAAAGTAGTTCCTTTGGGATCCTGTAAGTTTTTAATTAACCTTTCACCTGTAGTAATTGCTGGTGATTCTGATTGACCTTTCTATAACAATTCCCTTAGTATTTAAACATCTGTGGAATTCCACTTTTCTGCATAATTCTATAAATACAAGTACTATatatccccccccaaaaaaaagacataaaggaaAATCCAGTTAAAACTTGGGAGGGAGGGTGTGAGTGGAGACTAGATTTTCCTGACTGAGCAAAAAGTTTCAAAATTCTAGTTAacattttctcaaaaatgaaTCAGGAAATGTGGGAGCAGAAGCTAAAGGCAGGAAGCATAGTGTCTCAGGAGCCAGAAAAAACACTCTTCTGTGTCCTCGGGCAAACCAGCCCACGCCCCCCACTTTTCTTCAAAGCCCTCATGCAAACTGGGGATAACTATAGCACCTACCTACTCCATAGAGAATTGGGGATACAAGTAATTAAGTAACCTAGAAGTAAGCTTCCGGCACCGTGATGCTGAATTTGTGTGAAAGGTAAACCTAGAGCAGTCTAATGCATACAAAATGAGCTGCAGAACAAATACTcatttgtggttttgtgttttgttttttttaacccccACAGGCACTGACAGCATCGCCTTGGCTATACATGAAGAGCAACGTATGCCACAGGGTACCAGATGATCCAGAGAAGCACCACACCCTTTGGGATGAAGACACCTGGGAAAGAGGAAAGCCTGAGGTGTGTGGACACCCAGGCACTGTCTGATGTGTTATGTGGATTGGGACTGGTAACTGAAACCCTTAGGGCCACAGGCCTGGATTATTAGACCCTAGAGAGAGCATCATGGTAAAGTTTCACCTACCTCCCTCACACCTTACCTTTATTTAGCCCTCCCAAATTTCTCAATTTTGTCGCTAATTTATTAAACCAATGAGCATAATACATTCTAAAGGTCACTGTGGTAGGTATTCGGGATTACATGCTAATGTGAACTCTGCCCTTAAGTAGATGTCTACACTAAAGGAAGTAAAGGCCATAATTTTAGGTTAGTTAGGACCTGGGTGGTTGTAGTGTCAGAAAAGATGGATTATTTGTTTTACACACTAAGTGAAAAAGGTTTCGTAGATGCTGACAGAAAGTTACATACATAATTCTTCCTGGTTTGGAAGTGTGATCATACATTGTGCAAGGCTAAATTGGAACCCAggatgtagctgaggatgactttgaactctttcCTCCACCTTCCACGTTCTGGAGTTAATAGCTctgtaccactgtgcccagcataGACCCAGTTTTTGGCCGACCCTTACCCACAATTCTTGACTTTTCAAAGGTAAACAAAAATTTACTCTCATATTAATCCCACATGCTTCACTTAAAAACAGGAAACTATGTGCCACCTTAATAGTTAACAAGGGCTTTATTATTTGATGATGACAGGAAAGTGTTTAGTACTAGAAAGGCTCTTAGACCTGCCCAAAAGAAACATCTGCAGTGTGTAACTTGAGTTTGACATAGTGGGCACTCATTTCAACAGCCCTTATGTTTATTTCTGTAACAATAGTCAAATGGGACACTTTCTAGGGTCTCCAGAAAACTGAATCCATGACAGTAGCAAAGACAAGTGAACTCCCTGTCATTTGGGCAGGGATGtaaaagagacaagaaaatggAGTTCAAGAAGGTGAATGTGAAAAGCACCTGCTGCGAACAGCTGCCTGGCGTCTTCTTTACTGCCAGCCCTGCTCTTATCGCCGCAGTTTACCTAGTGCTGAGGAAAGATGGCTAAGGAGCATTTACTAACAGGCCCCACTCCTCCACATGTTCATCTCTGTATATGTCTCTCCATTAATTTCATTATCAACAGCTACATAATAGCTAAGCACTGTAATAACTGAGCACATCTGCCCTTCAGAGAACAGGGTACAGTGGGAGCAGTAAAGCAGCATCAGTAGTTCTCATGCATCCATAAGCCTGGAAATCCTTCCCAGCTCTTAGCTCTGCTGAGCGAGGACGGAAAGGGTGCTGTCACCCTTTAAGGCTCTCTGAGGATCAAAAGTCTGATTCCTATCAGCAGGAAGATTGTGAACACCTGAGAAACTCCCATCTGATGTTCTAGAATTAGACAGGATTCCCCAAAATACTAGTCTGTTCCATAATAGAcaaactatattaaataggtaatCCTCAGCTACTAAAACAAAGACTCTAAGCCAAGTTTATGGGtcgtctgtgtttctgtgtgtgtatgtgtgtgtgcgagtgtgtgcatgtgcacatttgcTTGTATCTTCCCCAACTTTCTGTGTGATTTTCATGCTTCAATTTGTTTATGATTTATCCTCtcacttttaataaatattacatgTATTTTTTGAATTTGTAGCCTGGTCTATTCTTTGGGGCATTAAAGTATTTTTGGAGAGCTGGAGTGTGACTCTGGTTCAATACATAACCTGTGCAGTTAAGTCCTTGAATTTGATAACTAGCTTTCTGGAGGAAAGCAAAGTTATGAAGACGAAAGGTTTCATTCAGATAAAGGGCCAGAAGAGTCTAAGCATGACACTTTTGTTTCCAATAAAATATGGCTGGCTGAGGTTTGCCATCTGGATGGGTAACTGGTTTGATCCCATCTTTTTAGCCAGTTTTACAGATGTTAATATTTTAAGGGATCAAAATTTCTAAAGATGTATGTGAAACATGTTAAGCTGGTTTTTTCTAAGCTTAAACCAGACCCCAGTAAATTGTATATACCAGTAAGGAAGAGATTTCTAAACATTTTTCAGAATGCATCAAAATAGCTTAAAAATAGGAAAGATTGCATAATTAAACTACATCTCCAGTTATATGTATTTGTGGGAAAAGATCAGAGGATTTAATTTAATACTAAAAAGACTTTCAGTATTAGCACATGAACAGTAACAGTTGTGGTCTTTTGGaaccttttataattaatttcataaaagatCTAGGGAAAGATGAGTGAAATCAGTCAACTAAAAGGTTTTAAAGACAGCACAGACGAGAGGTATGGCTCGGTGACTGAgagctcttgcaaaggacccagattcaatttccagcatccatatcttggttcacaaccatctgtgactctagcTCCAAGAGATCCACAACAGTATGATGAGAAATAAAGCGGTGGGGGAGATAGTAAATAAAACCTATTCAGGTTGGTCACTGAGAATATTAACAAAACCacaaatccaaataaaaataattcaaaggaGAATTTCCCAACCAACACTGaaataaatagaagcaatcatCTTGATGAGAAGGACTAAGGAAGACATTAgaacaaaatacataaagatgGGGGAGATTTACTACGCAATTCTAGGATGAGACTGGCCAAGGGGACCCAGTGCAAAGCATCTGTGGGTCTAGCatgagatgccctcttctaagGCTTGATGCACTCAGCAAGGGTGCTTTGTGTTCAGTGGTTGTCAGCTCTTAGCATCAGATATTAAAGACCGGAATGATCTGGCCTGGATCAACTTCCACCCTGTCTGAGGATACATTTCGAATGACCAATGAAGGTTGCATACATTGTAGCAAAATAGTCTGGGTTTTGTTCAGCTTCAGAAATTAACTTGAAATGATACTGTGTTCCTGGAGTTTGTCAAGGCAAAGTTTCTTGAAGGGAAGTGGAGTGGGAAGCTAGTTACAACTACACTGGAATATGAATTCATACAGGTCATTGCTTTCTGAGGTGAATAAGGAAGAGGAATACAAGGGCTGAGTGATGAAACCCAAGGGAAATAGGTGAGTTCAGGAAATAGCTGAACTCAAAAGATACCTGGTGTCTTGGATCGATGAGGTCATGACAATAGCATTGCTCCAGTGACATAAAACTGTCTTAAGGCCAGAGGAACTTGAAGTTAACGATTAGTATTGCCTCTACACACCTTACTCTCAATCACCATTACCTTAGGGCTTTTCTGAAAACATCTGTTTCTAAAATAGCTATGCTTAGACTCGTGGTTTATTACTGTTTACGTTGATATAtgccatttgtttgtttacttatttattttgactttgagataagatctcccttcgctatgtagtccaggctagcctaggaaCTGTGTGCCCTCTTAGCTTACTTTCTAGGCAATTTCAGGACTCCCTGTGTAAAAGAACTACTCAATCTTCTCTTGTCAATAAAATTTTTCACACTCTATGTGCAACGTAGTATTGTGGGGTACAGAGTAGTGTAagtattaagttttattttaaaaaatcagatttattataaattacacacattgtaattatataatattaacatactaattataaaattttataaggaCAAGTTATAGATTCTTTTACCTTTAGTTATACATATTGATGGATAAATGATTCAGATCCATAAATGGTTAAAAAATTGATTTTGTATATCCATTGACATCAGACtttcacaaaaataatttataaaaataccaAGATGCCTATTTTAATGGGAACTTTTAAATTCTCCCATCATTTATCATCCAATCAAAAATAGGAAATATTTAAGTGGTTATGAATACACACtaaaagatagaattttaaagAGAGGATTTAGGAAATCCTAAGATTAAATACACAGTCTATGattaattgagaattttctaCAGTCAGAATAATTAGAGAAAAACAAGGAGAGAATGAGAGCAATTACAACAAAGGGATTTGAATACAAGATGGAATTAGAAACCACCAGGATATGTGCTGTTTGTAATAGAATTAAATTGTCAGTTGTCTTTCCTTGAATCTTCTGCCAAGGTGATTTTACAGAGTCTGAGCCTTCTGATAAGGTAAGATGATACACAAATATATTCCATAATACGGGGTCAAAAACACATGATATAGCTGCCAAGTGTAAGTCCTTACATAGATAAAATGCCCAAATGCTGCTAAACAAAGTAAGAGGAGCCCCAAAAGTATATGTTAACTTTACTATCCATGTAAATAGTAATTTGTGACATCATTTAGAGATAAAATATGGATCATAATTGTTAATAggacattttttaattttggttaatTTTCATTATACCAAGTCACTcctttgttaaattttattatatatttaatttttgaatatatatgcactgtggtgtgcatgtatacacatatgtatattggCATTTGTACGCATGTGTTTGTGGAGGACAAAACTTAAGTCAAGCATTTTCttcaatcactctccactttattttatttaggcAGAGTCTCTTCCTGCCCCTAAGCTATCAATTCAGACTAGtctagtgtcttagtcagggtctgtTTTCTTGcaccaaacatcatgaccaagaaacaagttggggaggaaagggtttattcagcttacacttccacattggtgttcatcaccaaaggaagtcaagacaggaactcacacagggcaggaacttggaggcaggagctgatgcagagtccatggaggagtgctgcttactggcttgctttccctacctttctcagcttgctttcttgtagaacccagggccatgagcccagggacagcaccacccacaatggactgggccctcccctcttaatgaataattgagaaaatgccttacagctggatctcatggaggaattTTCACAgtggaggctcctttctccgtgataactccagcttgtgtcaagttgaagcacaaaaccagccagtacatctagctagccagcttgctccatGGATTGGCCATCTCCCTCACAGACAGTTGTCACACCTTCCCAGCTTTTACATGGACTCTGGGCCTCCAAGCTCAGGTTCTCATGCCTGTATGACATTATCCACTGTACaatctacccactgaaccatgtcCCCAAAATCCGATGTGATTTTCTAAGCTGCAGTAATAAagtacaaacataaaagaaatttagCATAGAAAATGATCCTCTATCCTGTACAATTCAGTGTTTATGTTctaataaagatatatttatgtacattttataacacatgtacatatattcacGTAATTCATCTTGTGTTATAACAagacaatacatatacatatcgcTTATTCTTCCTGAAAGCAATATGGCAACTGATAATACACATATTCAACTAAGTTTCTATCTGTAGACAATGTTTGCAATCCTTACCGCCATCACTTTAACTTACCCTGTTCTCTCAGTCTTCTTCTAGACGATCTTACCAAGTTCTATAACgctatttctgttgttgttggttttgtttgtttgtttgtttgtttgtttgtttttgagactatgtagctcagaggccatggaggagtgccgcttactggattgctttccctggcttgctcggcATGTCttcttattgaacccaggactgccagcccagggatggcaccacccacaataggctgcccatcccaccccccaccgCCCCACCACTCCACCACCACCTGATCACTGATTGAGgtaatgccttacagctggatctcactatggtctcactatgtagctctagctggcctgggaatatgtagacaaggctagcattgaactcacagagatcaccctgcctctgccctaACAAGTGTTGAAATtgaaggtgtgcatcaccacgccCAACTGTTTCCTGTAAATGTATTAGTGCACCATGGAAGCGCACTCAACTCCAAATTTATATTATCTTGACATTTCCATTATGCTAGAAGTACATCAGTTGTCATTAGCTTTTGAATATAATAGGTATTTCAAGCTTAATATAAAGAAACAATGTATGTAGTATACtttttatataatacaaatataaatcTGTATATGTAATTATGTATAAAATGTTACCATATATGCTATCTCTACATGGCTTATTTCCgttttatttcagaattttataaaACCCTGTGCTACCATGTTCTTTAAGAATAAATGGATTTACCACCAgtgatggtttgtctatgctcggccagggagtggcactattagaaggtgtggccctgttggattagatgtgtcactgtggttgtgggctttaagaccctcatcctacctgcctggaagccagtattcagatgaagatgtagaactctcagctcctcctgcaccaggccttcctggatggtgccatgctcctgccttgataataatggactgaacctctgaacctgtaagccagccccgattaatgtttgcttataagaattgccttggtcatagtgtctgttcacagcggtaaaaccctaactaagacaccttctcACCATTTCTCTTTTCCAAATTGCAACAACCGAAGTTAGTTCACTTCTTTACTTTGACATGGACTCTCTTCAAATATAGAAAACACAATCCTCTTTTGCATTCCAGAAATTAGGAAAGACATACTACTGATACCTCATTTCTTAGTTAAAGTTATTGTTGCTGTCAATACACACCATGGCCAAGTCAATGCTTATTTTtccctccatttatttatttatttattcattcattcattcattcacatccGGATCACTGCCCTTGCTCCCAGTTTCTTTCTCACAGAGTCTCTCCCATAACTCccccctctgagagggtggataaccttcagtccttcccccaactcttctataagagtccccaagttctGTCCAATATTCGActttgagtctctgcatctgtttcagtcagctgctgggtggagcctctcaaaggacagttacACTGGGCTCCCGTCTGCAggcacaacagagtatcattaacagtgtcagggattggaactttctcatgggatgggtctcaagttgggccagtaaTTGGTTGGcaattcccttagtctctgctcgtctttgtcccagcatttcctttagacaggacaaaAATTGAGTTGGCATTTGTGTGGAtaggttggtgtccttatcccttcactggggagtcctgcctgactacaggaggtagccttttcaggttccacatccccacgGATATGCATTCCAGCTACGGTCAGGTTCATTGACCCCTGGGGGCCTCCCTCATCTGGGAGTCTCTGGCTCAattcttatttaagaaaaaaaattagttgagGGCTTGCTTAGAGTATCAGAGGATTACTTCATTATTATAGGAGGAAGTatggcagcagacagacagagagactggggcCCTGGAGAGTAACAAGCAGTGATTAGACCTTGGACTCTtcaaacctcaaagccttccccACCTCCACAGCCCCCTCTCCCAGTGAAAATCCTCCACCAACAAGGACagaccttctccaacaaggtcacacatccTAATCTTTGCTGTGAGCCCACCAGTtgagaaccaaacattcaaatatactAGGCTATGGGAACCATTCtgcttcaaaccaccacaccccatGAGCTGCTGTGTTTCCCTATGTTTAAGGCAGCCTTTCCTAAGTATTTGCTCTCTTCTCATGAATCCTGGCAGTTTGCTTTCTGAAAAGCCCCAGTAATTCATATTCTCTTTAATGATACATAAGAGAGTTTGTATTCCAATGTCACTGTGGTGGCTTGAGGAAGAATGGTTCCGATAGCCTCACATATTTGAATTCTTGTTCCTCagtttgtggaactgtttgggaaggattaggttTTATAGACTTtttgaggaggtgtgtcattgggcgtgggctttgaggtttcaaaagactcaggtTGTGCCCAGTGTGTGTTTCTGCTTCCAACTATAAAGCAGGATATAAGCCCTGAGCTgctgctcctgcaccatgcctgcttgctaCCATACTCCCGCTTATGCTGGGTACTAAcctctctgaaactataagtcccaattaaatgctcccTTCAACAAGCCGCTTCTGAAGTGGTACTTATGACAGccatagaaaagtagctaagatgGTCACTTATCTGGATTTTATCAAGCAGCTTTTTGTGAACATTGCGAGTAAAAGCCACTAGttgacttttttgtttctattattctACATCCTAGGACATTGGACATCTTTCCTTATGTTCTCTGGCCATTTATGTTttcatgtttccctctctctttctctctcccttctctctctctctatatatatatatatatatatatatatagatagatagatagatagatagatagatagatatagatatatagatagatatagatatcta
It includes:
- the Prmt6 gene encoding protein arginine N-methyltransferase 6 gives rise to the protein MSLSKKRKLESGGGGAGGEGAEEENGGEQEAAPPRPRRTKRERDQLYYECYSDVSVHEEMIADRVRTDAYRLGILRNWAALRGKTVLDVGAGTGILSIFCAQAGARRVYAVEASAIWQQAQEVVRLNGLEDRVHILPGPVETVELPEQVDAIVSEWMGYGLLHESMLSSVLHARTKWLKEGGLLLPASAELFVAPISDQMLEWRLGFWSQVKQHYGVDMSCMESFATRCLMGHSEIVVQGLSGEDVLARPQRFAQLELARAGLEQELEAGVGGRFRCSCYGSAPLHGFAIWFQVTFPGGDSEKPLVLSTSPFHPATHWKQALLYLNEPVPVEQDTDISGEITLLPSRDNPRRLRVLLRYKVGDHEEKTKDFAMED